In Eupeodes corollae chromosome 3, idEupCoro1.1, whole genome shotgun sequence, a single genomic region encodes these proteins:
- the LOC129950474 gene encoding uncharacterized protein LOC129950474 yields the protein MIHGPCGTLNMMSPCMDNGKCTKRFPKPCETDTITNMDGYPSYRRRDVDNGGQSYELRLSNAHINVELYSSMKSIKYICKYVHKGSDKAIFAVQNVNDNDEITRYQMGRYISSNEAIWRIFTFPIHERDPAVIHLAVHLENGQRVYFTEETALQQALTAPKTTLTQFFNLCSRQDADGQFARTLMYTDVPKFFTWNKQSKNWEPRKRGIPVPGFADIFMTKTLGRLYTDHPKQRECFFLRLLLVNVPGPTSFQYLRKVNGTSYDSFFDACRELYLLEDDNHWDLTLADAALSSSPQQIRQLFQ from the exons ATGATCCATGGTCCATGTGGCACTCTAAACATGATGTCGCCATGTATGGATAATGGAAAATGTACAAAACGTTTTCCAAAACCATGTGAAACTGATACTATCACCAATATGGACGGTTATCCATCTTATCGACGTAGAGACGTAGACAATGGTGGTCAATCATATGAATTGCGTCTGTCAAATG CACACATAAACGTTGAACTATACAGTTCAATGAAGTCTATCAAATACATTTGTAAGTATGTTCACAAGGGTAGTGATAAAGCTATATTTGctgttcaaaatgttaacgACAATGACGAAATAACACGTTATCAAATGGGTCGATACATAAGTAGCAACGAAGCTATTTGGCGCATTTTTACGTTCCCTATACATGAAAGGGATCCTGCTGTTATACATTTGGCTGTGCATCTTGAAAACGGACAGCGTGTTTACTTTACAGAAGAAACTGCACTACAACAGGCTTTGACGGCTCCAAAAACAACtcttactcaattttttaacctttgtagTCGACAAGATGCTGATGGTCAATTCGCAAGGACGTTGATGTACACTGATGTTCCTAAATTTTTTACATGgaataaacaatcaaagaatTGGGAACCGCGGAAACGAGGCATTCCAGTACCAGGATTCGCTGatatatttatgacaaaaactttaggtcgATTATATACAGATCATCCTAAGCAacgcgaatgtttttttttgcgtttattaCTGGTTAACGTCCCTGGACCGACGTCCTTCCAATATTTGCGAAAAGTCAATGGTACTTCATACGACTCTTTCTTCGATGCGTGTCGTGAGTTATATTTATTGGAGGATGATAACCATTGGGATCTCACACTTGCAGATGCAGCACTGAGCTCATCTCCACAACAAATTcgtcaattatttcaataa